A single genomic interval of Corylus avellana chromosome ca10, CavTom2PMs-1.0 harbors:
- the LOC132163037 gene encoding putative receptor-like protein kinase At3g47110: MDLPGYNLGGSISPYVGSLSFLRVVSLSDNFLHGEISQQVTHLFRLQHLNLSSNLLTGEILSNFTNCPQLRVLDFQRNNLTGNISVELGSLKRLVWLDVASNHLTGGIPPSLGNVSSLQVLHFSFNYFVGNIPDEIGHLQSMEYNGNDFKALVYEFMENGNLDRWLHQDIDNENRPRHLSLLQRLNIVIDVASALHYLHDHCEAPIIHCDLKPSNVLLDDDMIAKVSDFGLAKIHFTPNDVSHSQTSTVGMKGTIGYAAPGT; the protein is encoded by the exons ATGGACCTTCCTGGCTATAATTTAGGTGGATCCATATCACCATACGTTGGCAGCCTTAGCTTTCTTAGGGTGGTCTCCCTCTCAGACAACTTCTTACACGGCGAAATTTCACAACAAGTCACTCATTTGTTCCGCCTGCAACATCTCAATCTTAGCAGCAACTTGTTAACAGGGGAAATTCTAAGCAACTTCACCAACTGTCCTCAACTCAGAGTCCTGGATTTCCAAAGGAATAATCTTACTGGGAATATTTCTGTTGAACTCGGCTCTTTAAAGAGGCTTGTGTGGCTTGACGTTGCCTCAAATCATTTGACGGGAGGCATCCCACCTTCTCTGGGAAATGTTTCTTCACTCCAAGTACTTCACTTTTCGTTTAATTATTTTGTGGGAAATATTCCAGATGAAATAGGCCATTTGCAAAG CATGGAATACAACGGCAATGATTTCAAAGCTCTAGTTTACGAATTCATGGAAAATGGAAACTTAGACAGGTGGCTGCACCAAGATATCGACAATGAAAATCGACCAAGACATTTGAGCCTCCTTCAAAGACTAAATATTGTGATTGATGTAGCTTCTGCACTACATTATCTTCATGATCACTGTGAAGCACCAATCATTCATTGTGATCTAAAGCCAAGCAATGTTCTTCTTGACGATGACATGATTGCTAAAGtaagtgattttggtttggcaaAGATCCATTTTACACCGAATGATGTTTCTCATAGTCAAACTAGCACAGTTGGAATGAAAGGTACTATTGGCTATGCTGCGCCTGGTACATAA
- the LOC132163040 gene encoding probable LRR receptor-like serine/threonine-protein kinase At3g47570 codes for MKLHSRNLYLDVILLFSIILLRLQPITVVAAPPTSESDRMALLKFKEMITNDPFHIFTSWNDSIHFCKWQGITCGRKHQRVTALDLRGYTFSGSISPYIANLSFLRMVNLSENFLHGEIPQQVTHLLRLQHLNLSSNLLTGEIPSNFTNCPQLRVLDFQSNNLTGNIPVELGSLKRLIIEVGGNRLNGTLPANIGLTLSNLRILNIADSEFSGPIPVSLSNASQLEYLDLSHNNFVGQVPRKSEKESSSTLPKTNFLSNVSYKELYQTTDGFSPSNLIGSGGFGSVYKGILDQEKRMVAVKVLNLQQKGASKSFMAECNALRNIRHRNLVKILTCCSSVDYNGNEFKALVYEFMANGNLDKWLHHDRENESPQRYLNLLQRLNIAIDVASSLHYLHDYCETPIIHCDLKPSNVLLDDDMIAKVSDFGLARILFATNDDSQNQTSTAGIKGTIGYAAPEYGMGGEASAQGDVYSYGIFLLEMFTGKRPTDKMFTDGFNLHNFVKMASTEKLVQVVDPNLLTREVKDLEVATKEDDYNNDDHNDIEAVEERVFIENLSHMNSNVQKCLLSIFKISLACSLAAPNERMKMEDVTRELHRIKNDFLQVRIHE; via the exons ATGAAGCTTCATAGCCGCAACTTATACCTTGATGtcattcttctcttttctaTAATCCTACTTCGTCTGCAACCTATCACTGTGGTTGCTGCCCCTCCAACAAGCGAGAGTGATCGTATGGCTCTGctcaaattcaaagaaatgatAACCAATGACCCATTTCACATCTTCACCTCTTGGAATGATTCCATCCACTTTTGCAAATGGCAGGGAATTACATGCGGCCGAAAGCATCAAAGAGTTACGGCCTTGGACCTGCGTGGCTATACCTTCAGTGGATCCATATCACCTTACATTGCCAACCTCAGCTTTCTTAGGATGGTCAACCTCTCAGAAAACTTCTTACACGGCGAAATTCCACAACAAGTTACTCATTTGCTCCGGCTACAACATCTCAATCTTAGCAGTAACTTGTTAACGGGGGAAATTCCAAGCAACTTCACCAACTGTCCGCAACTCAGAGTCCTGGACTTCCAAAGTAATAACCTTACTGGGAATATTCCTGTTGAACTCGGCTCTTTAAAGAGGCTT ATCATTGAAGTCGGAGGTAACCGACTTAATGGCACTCTTCCAGCCAATATAGGCCTCACTCTCTCTAATCTCCGAATCTTGAACATCGCTGATAGCGAATTCTCTGGTCCAATCCCAGTTTCTCTATCCAATGCTTCCCAGCTTGAATATCTTGATCTCTCCCATAACAATTTCGTGGGACAAGTTCC gagaaaatcagaaaaagaatCATCTTCTACACTTCCCAAAACCAACTTTCTTTCAAATGTTTCATACAAGGAGCTCTATCAAACTACTGACGGATTTTCTCCTAGCAATTTAATTGGATCTGGTGGTTTTGGCTCTGTATATAAAGGAATTCTTGATCAAGAAAAAAGGATGGTTGCTGTGAAAGTGTTGAACCTTCAACAGAAAGGAGCTTCCAAGAGTTTCATGGCTGAATGTAATGCGTTAAGAAATATACGGCATCGGAATCTCGTGAAGATCTTAACTTGTTGCTCAAGCGTGGACTATAACGGCAATGAATTCAAAGCACTAGTTTACGAATTCATGGCAAATGGAAACTTAGACAAGTGGCTGCACCATGATAGAGAGAATGAAAGTCCACAAAGATATTTGAACCTCCTTCAAAGACTAAATATTGCGATTGATGTAGCTTCTTCACTACATTATCTACATGATTATTGTGAAACACCAATcattcattgtgatttgaagccaAGCAATGTTCTTCTTGACGATGACATGATTGCTAAAGtaagtgattttggtttggcaagGATCCTCTTTGCAACAAATGATGATTCTCAAAATCAAACTAGCACAGCTGGAATAAAGGGTACTATTGGCTATGCTGCTCCAG AGTATGGAATGGGTGGTGAGGCATCAGCACAAGGAGATGTCTATAGCTATGGGATTTTTTTGTTGGAGATGTTCACAGGAAAGAGACCCACCGACAAAATGTTTACAGATGGTTTCAACCTTCATAACTTTGTTAAAATGGCATCGACAGAAAAACTTGTTCAAGTTGTAGACCCAAATCTTCTCACAAGAGAAGTGAAAGATTTAGAAGTGGCAACAAAAGAAGATGACTACAACAACGATGATCACAATGATATTGAGGCAGTAGAAGAAAGAGTCTTTATTGAGAACCTAAGCCATATGAATTCTAATGTGCAAAAGTGCCTACTTTCAATTTTCAAGATCAGCCTTGCTTGTTCATTAGCAGCGCCAAATGAAAGAATGAAGATGGAAGATGTCACCAGGGAACTACATCGGATCAAAAATGATTTTCTACAAGTTAGGATCCATGAATAA
- the LOC132163042 gene encoding protease Do-like 1, chloroplastic, with the protein MSQNIPDPVGISADLLVGQKVYAIGNPFGLDHTLTTGVIREISSAATGRPIQDVIQTDAAINPGNSGGPLLDSAGNLIGINTAIYSPSGASSGVGFSIPVDTVGGIVDQLVRFGKVTRPILGIKFAPDQSAQQLGVSGVLVLDASANGPAGKAGLLPTKRDAYGRLILGDIITSVNGRKVTNGSDLYRILEQCKVGDTVTVEVLRSDHKEKIAVMLEPKPDES; encoded by the exons ATGAGCCAG AACATACCTGACCCTGTTGGTATCTCCGCAGACCTGCTTGTTGGTCAAAAAGTTTATGCTATTGGGAACCCT TTTGGACTTGATCATACTCTTACAACTGGTGTTATCAG AGAAATCAGTTCTGCTGCTACTGGCCGACCCATTCAGGATGTTATACAGACCGATGCTGCCATTAATCCTGGTAATAGTGGAGGGCCACTGTTAGATAGTGCAGGAAACCTTATCGGGATAAATACAGCTATATATTCTCCGTCTGGTGCGTCCTCTGGTGTTGGATTTTCGATCCCTGTCGACACT GTAGGTGGCATTGTTGACCAGTTAGTGAGATTTGGGAAGGTCACAAGACCAATTTTAGGGATTAAGTTTGCTCCTGATCAGTCTGCACAGCAATTAGGGGTAAGTGGGGTGCTTGTCTTAGATGCTTCTGCTAATGGTCCAGCTGGTAAAGCG GGCCTGCTACCAACTAAACGTGATGCCTATGGTAGGCTCATTTTGGGTGACATCATAACATCTGTGAATGGCAGAAAGGTCACCAATGGCAGTGATTTGTACAGAATTCTTGAACAATGTAAAGTGGGTGATACG GTGACTGTGGAGGTGTTGCGCAGCGATCACAAGGAGAAGATTGCTGTAATGCTTGAACCGAAGCCTGATGAGTCATGA
- the LOC132163041 gene encoding putative receptor-like protein kinase At3g47110, which translates to MRPAESFCDAMDVSEANHKWQGISCSRQHQIVTALDLQGYALRGSIPPFIGNLSFLRLFDLHDNFIYGKIPQVTHLFRLQNLLLSNNSLTGEIPSNFTNCPDLRVMDFTRNKLTGNIPVELGFLKKLEMLQIGENNLTGRISPSLGNISSLQELSLALNNFVGKIPEEIGHKNKVYLLCLNI; encoded by the exons ATGAGACCAGCAGAGTCATTTTGTGATGCGATGGATGTTAGTGAGGCAAATCACAA ATGGCAGGGGATTTCATGTAGCCGTCAGCATCAAATAGTTACAGCTTTGGACCTACAAGGCTATGCTTTGCGTGGATCCATACCACCTTTCATTGGCAACCTCAGCTTTCTTAGGTTGTTTGATCTCCACGACAACTTCATATACGGCAAAATTCCACAAGTTACTCATTTGTTCAGACTGCAGAATCTCCTTCTTAGCAATAACTCGTTGACAGGGGAGATCCCGAGCAACTTCACCAACTGTCCTGACCTCAGAGTGATGGACTTCACAAGGAATAAACTTACTGGGAACATTCCTGTTGAGCTTGGCTTTTTGAAGAAGCTTGAGATGCTTCAGATTGGAGAAAACAATTTGACAGGACGCATCTCACCTTCCTTGGGAAATATTTCTTCTCTCCAAGAGCTATCCTTGGCACTTAACAATTTTGTGGGAAAGATTCCAGAAGAAATAGGCCACAAAAACAAGGTATATCTACTGtgcttaaatatataa